A region from the Variovorax sp. V93 genome encodes:
- a CDS encoding phospholipase A, translated as MTQRTHAIFSGLAILAACLGGGAAHAQAVDRPRSPLADAQLTWQQCAALGNNNEARLACFDRWAQQQTLPPVSVPVAPPVLASTQPAPPVDASIPATRVISVDTNEGCRDRQYSALSRFWELENGTDCGTFGFRGYRPLNVSVSAAGNKPETPTSPSEGHTGTPVAYQANEMRIGLSVRTKVAQGLLTQNEPARKDSLWFAYSQQSTWQLFNGSISRPFRTTDHEPELMYVYPLDFNLPGGWRWRYAGVGLVHQSNGQSLPLSRSWNRVYLMGGAELDDRFSLTGRIWQRVSEEAAKDDNPDISNYIGRAEVTGRWNFNRDNTLGVTVRNNLRESGRGSIRLEWLKTIGDSTKSNLRFHTQLFHGYGDTLVDYNRKRTVLSIGLSLVDF; from the coding sequence ATGACCCAACGAACACACGCCATCTTCTCCGGGCTGGCGATCCTCGCAGCCTGCCTTGGCGGCGGCGCCGCGCATGCGCAGGCCGTCGACCGGCCGCGCAGCCCGCTGGCCGACGCACAGCTGACATGGCAGCAATGCGCCGCCCTCGGCAACAACAACGAAGCGCGCCTCGCCTGCTTCGACCGCTGGGCACAGCAGCAGACGCTGCCTCCGGTGTCGGTGCCCGTGGCGCCGCCGGTGCTGGCCAGCACGCAGCCGGCACCGCCGGTGGACGCCTCGATACCGGCCACCCGCGTGATTTCGGTCGACACCAACGAAGGCTGCCGCGACCGCCAGTACTCGGCGCTGTCGCGCTTCTGGGAGCTGGAGAACGGCACCGATTGCGGCACCTTCGGGTTCCGCGGCTATCGGCCGCTGAACGTGTCGGTCTCGGCCGCCGGCAACAAGCCCGAGACGCCCACGTCGCCGTCCGAAGGCCACACCGGAACCCCCGTGGCCTACCAGGCCAACGAAATGCGCATCGGCCTGTCAGTGCGCACCAAGGTCGCCCAGGGCCTGCTCACGCAGAACGAGCCCGCCAGGAAGGACTCGCTGTGGTTCGCCTACTCGCAGCAATCGACCTGGCAGCTGTTCAACGGCTCGATCTCGCGGCCATTCCGCACCACGGACCACGAGCCCGAGCTGATGTATGTCTATCCGCTGGACTTCAACCTGCCCGGCGGCTGGCGCTGGCGCTATGCGGGCGTGGGCCTGGTGCACCAGTCGAACGGCCAGAGCCTGCCGCTGTCGCGCAGCTGGAACCGCGTCTACCTGATGGGCGGCGCCGAACTCGACGACCGCTTCAGCCTCACCGGGCGCATCTGGCAACGGGTTTCGGAAGAAGCCGCGAAGGACGACAACCCCGACATCTCCAACTACATCGGCCGCGCCGAAGTCACGGGCCGCTGGAACTTCAACCGCGACAACACCCTTGGCGTCACGGTGCGCAACAACCTGCGCGAAAGCGGCCGCGGGTCGATTCGGCTCGAGTGGCTGAAGACCATCGGCGATTCGACCAAGAGCAACCTGCGCTTCCATACGCAGCTGTTCCACGGCTACGGCGACACGCTGGTGGACTACAACCGCAAGCGCACCGTGCTCAGCATCGGCCTGAGCCTGGTGGATTTCTAG
- the nadE gene encoding ammonia-dependent NAD(+) synthetase, with amino-acid sequence MDQHLTPVDATQREIIAALHVAPVFDAAAEIERRTAFLADYLRGTGLKALVLGISGGVDSLTAGCLAQRAVERLRAQGYGATFIAMRLPYGVQKDEDEAQASLAVIRPDRILTVDIRPAADGMLAALKKGDLAFRDAAHEDFVLGNIKARQRMIAQFAVAGAHDGIVIGTDHAAEALMGFFTKFGDGAADVTPLTGLDKRRVRALAQRLGAPDELVFKVPTADLESLVPGKPDEDAFGVSYEQIDDFLEGKPVAAAAREIILATHRKSAHKRALPVEPPQPA; translated from the coding sequence ATGGATCAGCACCTGACTCCCGTCGACGCCACACAGCGCGAGATCATCGCGGCGCTGCATGTTGCGCCCGTCTTCGATGCCGCGGCGGAAATCGAGCGGCGCACCGCCTTTCTTGCGGACTACCTGCGAGGCACCGGCCTCAAGGCGCTGGTGCTCGGCATCAGCGGCGGCGTCGATTCGCTGACCGCCGGCTGCCTCGCGCAGCGCGCCGTCGAAAGGCTGCGCGCGCAGGGCTACGGCGCCACCTTCATCGCGATGCGGCTGCCCTACGGCGTGCAGAAGGACGAGGACGAGGCGCAGGCCTCGCTCGCGGTGATCAGGCCCGACCGCATCCTCACCGTCGACATCCGCCCCGCGGCCGACGGCATGCTCGCGGCGCTCAAGAAGGGGGACCTGGCCTTCCGCGACGCGGCGCACGAAGATTTCGTGCTCGGCAACATCAAGGCGCGCCAGCGCATGATCGCGCAGTTCGCGGTGGCCGGCGCGCACGACGGCATCGTCATCGGCACCGACCATGCGGCCGAGGCGCTGATGGGTTTCTTCACCAAGTTCGGCGACGGCGCGGCCGACGTGACGCCGCTCACCGGCCTCGACAAGCGCCGCGTGCGGGCCCTCGCGCAGCGGCTCGGCGCGCCCGACGAGCTGGTGTTCAAGGTGCCCACGGCGGACCTCGAGTCGCTGGTGCCGGGCAAGCCCGACGAAGACGCCTTCGGCGTGAGCTACGAGCAGATCGACGATTTCCTCGAAGGCAAGCCGGTGGCTGCGGCGGCGCGCGAGATCATTCTTGCCACGCACCGCAAGAGCGCCCACAAGCGCGCGCTGCCGGTGGAGCCGCCGCAGCCGGCCTAG